From the genome of Halictus rubicundus isolate RS-2024b chromosome 2, iyHalRubi1_principal, whole genome shotgun sequence, one region includes:
- the LOC143365854 gene encoding uncharacterized protein LOC143365854 isoform X1, whose protein sequence is MVIMGSFDSIWDCPNLNQVTSMMGLVYGAVPSPEHNYFPPESRIPDSHMDSLSRFELTTTETTGKEETELSEVKTTLPTNNVATSTGKFQHAQQMQQAQPGSIPCRNRGCKNLSGRSESRLESPWHFLKTVFLISMIVALVLWVIVYTFLAQYRIL, encoded by the exons ATGGTGATAATGGGTTCGTTCGACTCCATATGGGACTGTCCGAATCTGAACCAGGTCACAAGCATGATGGGTTTGGTTTACGGAGCCGTGCCAAGTCCCGAACACAACTATTTCCCTCCAGAGAGTCGGATTCCAGACTCACAC ATGGATAGTCTGTCGCGGTTCGAGCTGACCACGACGGAGACGACAGGCAAGGAGGAGACCGAGCTGTCCGAGGTGAAGACTACGCTGCCGACCAACAATGTCGCCACCTCCACGGGGAAGTTCCAGCACGCGCAACAGATGCAACAGGCGCAGCCGGGCAGCATCCCCTGCAGGAACAGAGGGTGCAAGAACTTGTCCGGCCGGTCGGAGTCGCGACTCGAGAGCCCGTGGCACTTCCTCAAGACCGTCTTCCTGATCTCGATGATCGTCGCTCTCGTCCTCTGGGTGATCGTCTACACGTTCCTCGCGCAGTACCGAATTCTGTGA
- the LOC143365854 gene encoding uncharacterized protein LOC143365854 isoform X2: MRCFKNFFQHTWHPQQMDSLSRFELTTTETTGKEETELSEVKTTLPTNNVATSTGKFQHAQQMQQAQPGSIPCRNRGCKNLSGRSESRLESPWHFLKTVFLISMIVALVLWVIVYTFLAQYRIL; the protein is encoded by the exons ATGAGGTGcttcaagaattttttccaGCACACGTGGCACCCGCAGCAG ATGGATAGTCTGTCGCGGTTCGAGCTGACCACGACGGAGACGACAGGCAAGGAGGAGACCGAGCTGTCCGAGGTGAAGACTACGCTGCCGACCAACAATGTCGCCACCTCCACGGGGAAGTTCCAGCACGCGCAACAGATGCAACAGGCGCAGCCGGGCAGCATCCCCTGCAGGAACAGAGGGTGCAAGAACTTGTCCGGCCGGTCGGAGTCGCGACTCGAGAGCCCGTGGCACTTCCTCAAGACCGTCTTCCTGATCTCGATGATCGTCGCTCTCGTCCTCTGGGTGATCGTCTACACGTTCCTCGCGCAGTACCGAATTCTGTGA
- the LOC143365854 gene encoding uncharacterized protein LOC143365854 isoform X3 gives MSLGGLRKMDSLSRFELTTTETTGKEETELSEVKTTLPTNNVATSTGKFQHAQQMQQAQPGSIPCRNRGCKNLSGRSESRLESPWHFLKTVFLISMIVALVLWVIVYTFLAQYRIL, from the exons ATGAGCCTCGGCGGATTGCGCAAG ATGGATAGTCTGTCGCGGTTCGAGCTGACCACGACGGAGACGACAGGCAAGGAGGAGACCGAGCTGTCCGAGGTGAAGACTACGCTGCCGACCAACAATGTCGCCACCTCCACGGGGAAGTTCCAGCACGCGCAACAGATGCAACAGGCGCAGCCGGGCAGCATCCCCTGCAGGAACAGAGGGTGCAAGAACTTGTCCGGCCGGTCGGAGTCGCGACTCGAGAGCCCGTGGCACTTCCTCAAGACCGTCTTCCTGATCTCGATGATCGTCGCTCTCGTCCTCTGGGTGATCGTCTACACGTTCCTCGCGCAGTACCGAATTCTGTGA
- the LOC143365860 gene encoding acylphosphatase-1 isoform X1 has translation MSKMIGVDFEVFGRVQGVFFRKFTQKRGKELGLKGWCMNTSQGTVVGRLEGEKEKIDEMKHWLRYTGSPQSAIDKVEFRNEQEITKSTFSNFEIRK, from the exons atgtcgaaaatgaTCGGCGTCGACTTCGAAGTATTCGGCAGAGTGCAAG GTGTCTTCTTTAGGAAG TTTACCCAAAAACGCGGCAAAGAGTTGGGTTTAAAGGGATGGTGTATGAACACGAGTCAAGGTACGGTGGTGGGTCGTCTCGAaggagaaaaggaaaaaatcgACGAAAT GAAACATTGGCTTCGCTATACCGGAAGTCCTCAGTCGGCCATAGACAAAGTGGAATTTCGAAACGAGCAGGAGATAACGAAATCTACGTTCTCGAATTTCGAGATCAGGAAATAA
- the LOC143365860 gene encoding acylphosphatase-2 isoform X2 produces the protein MSKMIGVDFEVFGRVQGIEVRSFTQKRGKELGLKGWCMNTSQGTVVGRLEGEKEKIDEMKHWLRYTGSPQSAIDKVEFRNEQEITKSTFSNFEIRK, from the exons atgtcgaaaatgaTCGGCGTCGACTTCGAAGTATTCGGCAGAGTGCAAGGTATAGAAGTGAGATCA TTTACCCAAAAACGCGGCAAAGAGTTGGGTTTAAAGGGATGGTGTATGAACACGAGTCAAGGTACGGTGGTGGGTCGTCTCGAaggagaaaaggaaaaaatcgACGAAAT GAAACATTGGCTTCGCTATACCGGAAGTCCTCAGTCGGCCATAGACAAAGTGGAATTTCGAAACGAGCAGGAGATAACGAAATCTACGTTCTCGAATTTCGAGATCAGGAAATAA